One Triticum dicoccoides isolate Atlit2015 ecotype Zavitan chromosome 5B, WEW_v2.0, whole genome shotgun sequence genomic window carries:
- the LOC119307960 gene encoding uncharacterized protein LOC119307960: protein MGRSAIAKSTGLLREVKNRQSSNLTSRVQPTKARSAETALWVPHPRTGIYYPRGFEWVMEDVPSSAATFQQTYWLRSGDAETASSPTSTDGTAAFDNPFL from the exons ATGGGCCGCAGTGCAATTGCAAAATCGACTGGTCTTCTCCG GGAAGTTAAGAACAGGCAAAGCTCTAACCTTACGAGCCGGGTGCAGCCAACAAAAGCAAGGTCGGCAGAGACAGCACTGTGGGTGCCACACCCAAGGACAGGGATCTACTACCCCAGGGGCTTTGAGTGGGTCATGGAGGATGTCCCAAGCAGCGCAGCAACGTTCCAGCAGACATACTGGCTCAGGAGCGGCGACGCAGAGACAGCAAGCTCCCCCACGTCAACCGACGGCACAGCTGCCTTTGATAACCCATTTCTGTAA